The Primulina eburnea isolate SZY01 chromosome 6, ASM2296580v1, whole genome shotgun sequence genome contains a region encoding:
- the LOC140835251 gene encoding trihelix transcription factor ASR3-like, giving the protein MTLEQLSLAPGPVDGRADGRQPSGDDGVKIPRLPRWTRQEILVLIQGKRVAENRVKRGRLSGFGLGSGQAEPKWASVASYCKRHGVNRGPVQCRKRWSNLAGDFKKIKDWESKAGDGAESFWLMRNDLRRERKLPGFFDKEVYDILDGVGGLGGGGDDKEEVAGELSLALAPSTAAEAGDEAEALFDSGRSAVGDEGLFSDFEQSAREEEPPRNLDQSKETVAEKQSLPGLSPARGITSEKQPASDAEVRSTQEGRKRKRVGSDGDGEATSVELQLIEALEKNGKLLGLQLEAHNSHLELEREQRQENMNGLITVLNKLADALGRIADKL; this is encoded by the exons ATGACACTGGAGCAGCTTAGTTTAGCTCCGGGACCCGTTGACGGTAGAGCAGACGGCCGTCAGCCCTCCGGCGATGACGGGGTCAAAATTCCGCGCTTGCCCCGTTGGACCCGACAAGAGATACTCGTACTCATACAAGGGAAAAGGGTGGCGGAGAATCGTGTCAAAAGGGGGCGGCTGTCTGGTTTTGGATTGGGTTCAGGCCAGGCCGAGCCTAAATGGGCATCCGTTGCATCATACTGTAAGAGACATGGAGTTAACCGCGGACCCGTTCAGTGCCGTAAGAGATGGAGCAATTTAGCCGGAGATTTTAAGAAGATTAAAGATTGGGAGTCCAAAGCAGGGGACGGAGCAGAGTCTTTTTGGCTGATGAGGAATGATCTGAGAAGGGAGAGAAAGTTGCCGGGCTTTTTTGACAAAGAGGTCTATGATATCCTGGATGGCGTCGGAGGCCTAGGTGGTGGAGGGGATGACAAGGAGGAGGTGGCTGGTGAATTATCTTTGGCTTTGGCACCTTCCACTGCGGCAGAGGCCGGTGATGAGGCGGAGGCGTTATTTGATAGTGGGCGGAGCGCAGTGGGGGATGAAGGGCTGTTCTCCGATTTTGAGCAGTCGGCTAGAGAGGAGGAGCCGCCAAGGAATCTTGATCAGAGTAAAGAGACTG TGGCAGAAAAGCAGTCACTTCCCGGCTTATCACCTGCTCGAG GCATAACCAGTGAGAAACAACCTGCCTCTGATGCTGAGGTTAGAAGCACTCAAGAAGGACGTAAAAGAAAGAGAGTTGGATCGGATGGAGATGGGGAAGCTACATCTGTTGAGCTTCAGTTGATCGAAGCTTTAGAGAAAAATGGGAAACTGCTGGGCTTGCAACTTGAAGCTCATAACTCCCATCTTGAGTTGGAGAGGGAGCAACGCCAGGAGAATATGAATGGCTTAATAACAGTCCTCAACAAGCTTGCAGATGCCTTGGGAAGAATTGCTGATAAGTTGTAA